Proteins encoded within one genomic window of Aquamicrobium lusatiense:
- a CDS encoding Gfo/Idh/MocA family protein produces MKPRIAVLGCGYWGSNHVRTLKGLGALYAVSDANRDRAEGFASEQNCLALTPDELFEREDVDAIVMALPPQFHAEAAIRAVGAGKDVLVEKPVALTVEDAERAVAAARDKGRVYMVGHVLRFHPAFEKLKALVDAGELGEIRYIHSHRLGLGKFHTENDALWDLAPHDLSMILAITGAAPVEVHGEGAAALDHLSDFAHLHMRFPGNLRGHLFASRLNPYRERRLTVVGTKGMAVFDDVEPWERKLAVYHHSIWQDSGQWAFTADEPHYVPVEQGMPLTRELEHFIQCIETRAEPRTNGEEAIRVLQVLTAGTVRHQRIV; encoded by the coding sequence ATGAAACCGCGTATTGCCGTCCTTGGATGCGGATATTGGGGCAGCAACCATGTCCGTACCCTGAAGGGGCTTGGTGCCCTTTACGCGGTCTCCGATGCCAATCGTGACCGTGCCGAAGGTTTTGCCAGCGAACAGAATTGTCTGGCGCTCACTCCCGACGAGCTTTTCGAACGTGAAGATGTCGATGCCATCGTGATGGCACTTCCGCCGCAGTTCCACGCCGAGGCGGCCATCCGCGCTGTCGGGGCGGGCAAGGATGTGCTTGTGGAAAAGCCGGTTGCGCTCACCGTAGAGGACGCGGAGCGGGCCGTGGCGGCGGCGAGGGACAAGGGCCGTGTTTATATGGTCGGTCATGTGCTGCGCTTCCACCCGGCCTTCGAGAAGCTCAAGGCGCTGGTCGATGCCGGCGAGCTGGGCGAAATCCGCTATATCCATTCGCATCGTCTGGGCCTCGGAAAATTCCATACCGAAAATGATGCGCTGTGGGACCTTGCCCCGCACGATCTTTCCATGATCCTGGCCATCACCGGCGCGGCGCCGGTAGAGGTCCATGGGGAAGGGGCGGCAGCGCTCGATCATCTCAGCGATTTCGCGCATCTGCATATGCGTTTTCCCGGCAATCTGCGCGGGCACCTGTTTGCGTCGCGGCTCAATCCGTATCGCGAGCGGCGGTTGACGGTTGTCGGCACGAAGGGAATGGCAGTTTTCGACGATGTCGAGCCGTGGGAGCGCAAGCTGGCGGTCTATCACCACTCCATCTGGCAGGACAGCGGTCAGTGGGCCTTCACAGCAGACGAGCCGCACTACGTTCCGGTGGAGCAGGGCATGCCGCTGACGCGGGAGCTTGAGCACTTTATCCAGTGCATCGAGACCCGCGCAGAGCCGCGAACCAATGGCGAGGAAGCCATCCGCGTTCTGCAGGTGCTGACGGCCGGAACCGTACGCCACCAACGGATTGTCTAA
- a CDS encoding DUF551 domain-containing protein, whose protein sequence is MPHEDVFGRGNGMTWQPIETAPRDGRPFMVYITESDTGPHCLAPVSKDSGDDWWDESTGDCIKPIKGATHWMPLPAPPVVEDDAIASEEDEPIKNAIAWAWSAPEDMEDVGGPEHQEAYRGLLAALDSSKP, encoded by the coding sequence ATGCCTCACGAAGATGTTTTTGGAAGGGGCAACGGCATGACTTGGCAGCCTATCGAGACAGCGCCGCGCGACGGGCGGCCGTTTATGGTCTACATCACTGAGAGCGACACGGGACCACATTGCTTAGCGCCAGTCAGTAAAGATTCAGGCGACGATTGGTGGGATGAAAGCACAGGCGACTGTATCAAGCCGATAAAAGGCGCAACCCACTGGATGCCGCTTCCCGCTCCTCCGGTTGTAGAGGATGACGCCATCGCGTCAGAAGAAGACGAGCCCATCAAGAACGCGATTGCTTGGGCATGGTCGGCCCCGGAGGATATGGAGGATGTGGGCGGCCCCGAACATCAAGAAGCGTATCGCGGCCTTCTGGCAGCGCTCGACAGCAGCAAGCCCTAA
- a CDS encoding helix-turn-helix domain-containing protein: protein MARAALGLGVRDLAKLAAVSVDTVSRLERGEELMPRTVQAIRAALESSSVEFINDERGDGVVRLRRQ from the coding sequence ATGGCACGCGCCGCTCTGGGGTTAGGCGTAAGAGACCTAGCGAAACTGGCCGCGGTGTCCGTCGATACGGTCTCACGCCTCGAACGCGGCGAGGAGCTAATGCCCCGCACCGTCCAAGCCATCCGCGCCGCCCTCGAATCGTCCAGCGTCGAGTTCATCAACGACGAGCGCGGTGATGGCGTTGTGCGGTTGCGTCGTCAATAA
- a CDS encoding helix-turn-helix domain-containing protein: MSDNQRLLSRQEAAAYCGVSVSTFSGWVAAGHIPRPLFGSRRWDKKAIDDCLDKASGLSRPISTQEEDPFERWLRKAHAS, encoded by the coding sequence ATGAGCGACAACCAACGCCTTCTGTCACGGCAGGAGGCAGCCGCCTATTGTGGAGTGAGCGTTTCCACATTCTCAGGGTGGGTGGCCGCGGGCCACATTCCGCGGCCACTATTTGGTTCGCGCCGATGGGACAAGAAGGCGATAGACGACTGCTTGGATAAGGCTTCCGGGTTGTCGCGGCCTATCTCAACGCAGGAGGAAGATCCATTTGAGAGATGGCTGAGGAAAGCCCATGCGAGTTAA
- a CDS encoding DUF1508 domain-containing protein, producing the protein MHKFEIYRDKAGEFRVRFKYNSEIMFSTEGYSSKASAQNAIDSIKKNGPAAPVEDNS; encoded by the coding sequence GTGCATAAATTCGAAATCTATCGCGACAAAGCTGGCGAGTTCCGCGTCCGCTTCAAATACAACAGCGAGATCATGTTCTCGACCGAAGGCTACTCTTCCAAAGCCAGTGCGCAGAATGCCATTGACTCGATCAAGAAGAACGGGCCAGCCGCACCGGTTGAGGATAATAGCTGA